A window of Cryptomeria japonica chromosome 3, Sugi_1.0, whole genome shotgun sequence contains these coding sequences:
- the LOC131075076 gene encoding glutamate receptor 3.2 — MELILLFLLFSSVKLIDSMPQEVRIGGFLDLESYQGKQCNVAIQLAMQDANDHHTLLNATRLQFLNGQIGSSALINAGNVMKLLTANVVSVVAPMTAYVSNFISLATDSSQVPLLTFAGNDASMSMKHSAYSIQMIGSDVVQMKAVASLIRKFYWREIVVIFQDDELGVGGILALNNALQTFPASSRIVQKFPVSDQYFNSSSWKAILKSIDKNKTRSRVFLVHTSYGLAKKIFLEAKHSGIMQQQGCVWIVTEWVANYLDVVNDKSMDSMKGVIGVRRRIPSSPRLQSINTRWNDNFTRMYPHVTHSDNIGIIGAYAYDSIWVIARAIDALFRVNNRTELEFKSSTDAHIFQEGNAMFKIAAENSFKGISGQIAFTENGLLEVDSYDIINIINREIRVVGSWSKEGLNLIREGLEITWPNGSSIPPSGYRKFLVGVPPHVVFAEFVNITDDNKNFSGFCIDVFLRALEKLPYHLDYEFQLSEECDENPNYNDLVDQVANKTFDAVVADITILTNRTAKVDFTQPYTDTGLVIMVPMKKTPSSAWPFLQPFTRSMWLTAAAFILLTAFLLWLLERDENDAFTGKPAKQMEVSLW, encoded by the exons ATGGAACTCATCTTATTATTCCTGCTGTTTTCCTCTGTGAAATTAATTGATTCAATGCCACAGGAAGTGAGAATCGGAGGCTTCCTCGATTTGGAAAGCTATCAAGGCAAGCAATGTAACGTGGCCATACAATTGGCCATGCAAGATGCGAATGACCACCACACCCTTCTTAATGCTACCCGTCTTCAGTTTTTGAATGGTCAGATAGGAAGCAGCGCTCTCATAAATGCAGGGAATG TGATGAAACTGTTGACAGCAAATGTGGTGTCTGTGGTGGCACCCATGACAGCATATGTTTCCAACTTTATATCCTTGGCAACTGATTCTTCCCAAGTGCCGCTCCTTACATTTGCAGGCAATGATGCATCCATGTCCATGAAACATTCTGCATATTCTATTCAGATGATTGGCAGTGACGTAGTGCAAATGAAGGCAGTAGCTTCTCTAATTCGCAAGTTTTACTGGAGAGAAATAGTGGTTATATTTCAGGACGATGAATTGGGTGTGGGGGGCATTCTGGCTTTGAACAATGCACTCCAAACCTTTCCTGCCAGTTCCAGGATAGTTCAAAAGTTTCCAGTGTCTGACCAGTATTTCAATAGCTCTTCTTGGAAAGCAATTCTGAAGAGtatagacaagaacaaaactaggAGCCGTGTATTTCTTGTTCATACTAGTTATGGATTGGCCAAGAAAATCTTTTTGGAGGCAAAACATTCGGGCATCATGCAGCAGCAGGGCTGTGTATGGATTGTAACAGAATGGGTTGCGAATTATTTGGACGTTgtaaatgacaagagtatggattCAATGAAAGGAGTCATTGGGGTTCGCAGACGCATCCCAAGCTCTCCACGCCTTCAGAGTATCAACACCAGATGGAATGATAACTTCACAAGAATGTATCCACATGTAACTCACTCGGACAATATAGGTATAATTGGAGCCTACGCCTATGATTCTATCTGGGTAATTGCTAGAGCGATTGATGCTCTGTTCCGAGTCAACAACCGTACTGAATTGGAATTTAAGTCTTCAACGGATGCCCATATATTTCAGGAAGGAAACGCCATGTTTAAGATAGCAGCAGAGAACAGTTTCAAGGGAATTAGTGGTCAAATAGCATTCACAGAAAATGGGCTTCTTGAGGTTGATTCATATGACATCATCAATATAATCAACAGGGAAATCAGAGTTGTAGGATCATGGAGTAAGGAAGGCTTGAATTTGATAAGGGAAGGACTGGAGATCACATGGCCAAATGGATCTTCAATACCACCCTCTGGTTACAGAAAGTTTCTAGTGGGAGTCCCTCCACATGTTGTGTTCGCTGAATTTGTTAACATAACTGACGATAACAAGAACTTTTCAGGGTTCTGCATAGATGTATTTCTGCGTGCTTTGGAAAAGCTTCCTTATCATTTAGATTATGAATTTCAGCTTTCTGAGGAGTGCGACGAAAATCCAAACTATAATGACCTGGTTGACCAGGTTGCAAATAAG ACATTTGATGCGGTTGTAGCTGATATAACAATACTCACAAACCGCACTGCAAAGGTAGATTTTACACAGCCATACACTGATACAGGGCTGGTAATCATGGTGCCTATGAAGAAGACACCATCTTCTGCGTGGCCCTTTCTACAACCTTTCACAAGATCCATGTGGTTGACTGCAGCAGCATTTATTCTTCTTACTGCTTTTCTTCTTTGGCTATTGGAAAGGGATGAGAATGATGCTTTCACAGGAAAGCCTGCCAAGCAAATGGAAGTCTCTCTCTGGTAA